The Planctomycetota bacterium genome contains the following window.
GTGAACCGGTAAAAGAGCTAATGCATTATTACCATGGACTATTACGAATCTCTAACGGGGTTGACCGCCTCTGCGTATAAAGCTATACTTGTGCTTTCAAAACACACTAACTTATAAGGAGGTTTTATGGAAGAGGTAAATAGACCACTTGGGGAAGGAGACCTGGCGGCAGTGCAGAAGCTTAAAAGCGCTTACGATAAAATGCGCTCTGAATTATCCCGCGCCATTGTCGGGCAGGAAAAAGTCCTGGAACAACTGCTTATTTCCATCTTTTCCAAAGGGCATTGCATCTTAATCGGCGTGCCGGGCCTGGCAAAAACATTGATGGTCCGCTCGCTCGCCCAGACCTTGTCGCTTTCATTCAACCGCATCCAGTTCACGCCGGACCTCATGCCGTCTGATATCACCGGAACGGACGTCATCCAGGAAGACCAGGCAACCGGACAGCGCTGCATGCAGTATATCAAGGGGCCGATTTTCGCCAACGTGCTTCTGGCGGATGAAATCAACCGCACCCCGCCCAAGACACAGGCCGCGCTCCTGGAAGCCATGCAGGAACTGCAGGTCACGGCCGGCGGCAAGAAATATACTTTGGAACAGCCTTTCTTCGTCCTGGCAACCCAAAACCCGATTGAACAGGAAGGCACTTATCCCCTGCCGGAAGCGCAACTCGACCGATTCATGTTCAACATCATGGTCGAATACCCCAGCGAACAGGAAGAACTGGATATCATGAAACTTACCACCTCGCCGTTTGATATGACCTTAAACAAAGTATTAAACCGCGAAGAAATAATGCACCTGCAGGATATCGTCCGCCGGGTGCCCATTGCGGATGTGGTCATGAAATACGCCATCAACCTAACCAGGCAAACCCGCGTCCATACGGAAATGGCGCCGGAATTTATCAAGGAATGGGTATCCTGGGGAGCCGGCCCGCGCGCCTCGCAATACCTCATTATCGGCGCCAAGGCACGGGCGGTCCTTCAGGGAAGGTATTACGTTTCCATCGAAGATATCCAGGCGGTTGCCCATCCGGTCTTAAGGCATAGGATTATCACCAATTTCTCCGCCGAAGCGGAAGGCGTCACCCCGAATAAGATTGTCGATAAGCTCCTGCAGATTACGCCGACTACGGAAAGCGAGCTGACCAAGGATGAAAAACTTCCTGATGTGATTCAACCGAGCATAAAGGAGTAAGGCGGGATAACCCATGGAGAATTTTCAGAATTATTTAGACCCGCGTGTATTGAATAAAGTTGCCCGGCTGGAATTACGGGCACGCCTCATTGTGGAAGGCTTTATCGCCGGCTTGCATAAAAGCCCTTACCGCGGGGTAAGCGTGGAATTCGCCGCGCACCGTGAATACACTCCGGGTGATGACTTGAGACACCTCGACTGGAAAATCTTCGGGCGTTCGGACCGCCTTTATATAAAAGAATACGAGCAGGAAACCAATCTCTATTGCCATATCATGTTGGATACATCCGAATCAATGGATTATGCCTCGGGTGAAATTTCCAAGTTCGAATACGGGCGTTCGCTGGCTGCGGCGCTTGCCTACCTGGTCGTCCAGCAACAGGATGCAGTCGCACTGGAATTATTTGACCGTGAGATATATAAGGCCATACCGCCCAGCAGCAACCCGGCTCATCTTAACGCCATATTCAAGGAATTGAGCGAAGTAAAACCCACCAGGAAAACCGACGTCAAGGCAATTTCCATGGACATGACCGAACGGGTGAGGAAACGCGGTCTCGTCATCATCATCTCCGACCTTTTTGATGACCCCAACGCCATCTTAAAGGGATTGCAAAGACTCCGTTTTAAGGGACAGGAAATAATCATATTCCAC
Protein-coding sequences here:
- a CDS encoding MoxR family ATPase, which produces MEEVNRPLGEGDLAAVQKLKSAYDKMRSELSRAIVGQEKVLEQLLISIFSKGHCILIGVPGLAKTLMVRSLAQTLSLSFNRIQFTPDLMPSDITGTDVIQEDQATGQRCMQYIKGPIFANVLLADEINRTPPKTQAALLEAMQELQVTAGGKKYTLEQPFFVLATQNPIEQEGTYPLPEAQLDRFMFNIMVEYPSEQEELDIMKLTTSPFDMTLNKVLNREEIMHLQDIVRRVPIADVVMKYAINLTRQTRVHTEMAPEFIKEWVSWGAGPRASQYLIIGAKARAVLQGRYYVSIEDIQAVAHPVLRHRIITNFSAEAEGVTPNKIVDKLLQITPTTESELTKDEKLPDVIQPSIKE
- a CDS encoding DUF58 domain-containing protein yields the protein MENFQNYLDPRVLNKVARLELRARLIVEGFIAGLHKSPYRGVSVEFAAHREYTPGDDLRHLDWKIFGRSDRLYIKEYEQETNLYCHIMLDTSESMDYASGEISKFEYGRSLAAALAYLVVQQQDAVALELFDREIYKAIPPSSNPAHLNAIFKELSEVKPTRKTDVKAISMDMTERVRKRGLVIIISDLFDDPNAILKGLQRLRFKGQEIIIFHLLDEAEMSFPFDWMTRFIGLEEYPDVVTDPRHLRREYINIVQNFITTLRRGCLKERIDYVQISTDQMLDVALSAYLATRLATHKAKK